Below is a genomic region from Mycolicibacterium neworleansense.
TCCGTCGCGGGTGATGGGGTGAGCTGTGGGTAGTCAAGTGCGGGATGCCGCTTCCGACGAGACGGTCGACGGGTCCGTCGGCGACACAGCCGCCCTGCTGCGTGACCCGTATCCGATCTTCGCGCGGCACCGCGCTGCACACGGGGTGTTCCGCGGCTCGGTGATGGACTGGTCCAAGACGCCCGAATCCCTACTGCCCGAACATCAATTCGCGGCCGTGTCCTTCGATGCGGTCAACACCGTGTTCCGGGACGGCAAGTCGTTCAACTCGAAGATCTATGACCACACCATCGGGCTGTTCATCGGCCCCACCATCCTGGCGATGGAGGGCAAGACCCACCGCGATCACCGCAACCTGGTGTCGGCCGCGTTCAAGTCACGCTCCCTGCAGCGCTGGGAACCCGAGATCGTCCGGCCGATCTGTGAAGCACTCGTCGACGAGTTCATCGAGGCCGGCCGTGCTGATCTGGTGCGCGATTTCACTTTCGAGTTCCCCACCCGGGTGATCTCCAGGCTGCTGGGACTTCCCGAAGAAGACCTGCCCTGGTTTCGGCAGCGCGCCGTCGAATTGATCAGCTACACGGTGAAGTACAAGCGCGCGTTCGAAGCATCGACGGCCTTGAAGGATTACTTCCTGAATCAGATCGAATTGCGGCGCTCCAAGCCCACCGACGACATCATCGGAGACCTCGTCACCGCCGAGATCGACGGCGAGAAGCTGACCGACGAGGCCATCTACTCGTTTCTACGGTTGCTGCTGCCGGCCGGGCTGGAGACCACCTACCGGTCCTCGGGCAACCTGATCTACCTGCTGCTCACCCACCCCGACCAGTTCGCCGCGGTCCAGGCCGACCACGAACTCATCGGCCAGGCCATCGAAGAGGGCCTGCGCTACGAAACCCCACTCACCACGGTGCAACGCTCGACCACCCAGGACACCGAACTCGACGGCGTGGCACTGCCCGCCGGTGCGGTGATCGACGTGTGCATGGGATCGGCCAATCGCGACGAGAACCGATGGGAACGGCCGGAGGAGTTCGACATATTCCGGAAACGCGTTCCGCACATCACCTTTGCCGCCGGCGAGCACACCTGCATGGGGCTGCACCTCGCCCGGATGGAAACCCGGGTGGCCATGGAGAGCCTGCTGTCCCGGGTGCGCAACCTAGAGCTGGTCACCGACGACGATCCGCACATCTTCGGTCAGCCGTTCCGCTCCCCGACCGCCATCCCCGTCACGTTCGACCCGGTCGGCTAGCAGGGCTGTAATGGTCAGGCCCGCCAGTACCAACGGTCGCCGACGCCGCGAACGCGGCTCGATCAGCGTCGACGAAATCCTCAGCGGAGCATTCGAAATCGCCGAAGAGGTGTCGATCGACAACCTCAGCATGCCGCAACTGGCACGGCATCTCGACGTCGGCGTGACGAGCATCTACTGGTACTTCCGGCGCAAGGACGAACTGCTCGATGCGATGACCGAACGGGTGCTGCTCGACTATGACATGAGTGTGCTGTCCATGGAGGCCGGCACCTGGCGAGAATCCCTGCGCGCGCACGCCCACCGCATGCGCGCGATGTTCGCGAACAATCCGATCATGTGCGACCTCATCCTGATCCGAGGCACCCGTGGGCTACCGGCGGCTCGCAGCGCCCTGGAGAAGATCGAGCAGCCGGTGGCCGTGCTGGTGGCCGCCGGGATGACCGCCAAGCAGGCTTTCGACACCTACACGGCCATCTCTGTGCTCGTACGCAGTTCCGCTGTGCTGCAGCGTTTGCAGAGCCGCACCGCCGAAGTGCAGTTTCCCCGCGAGTACTGGGAGCAGGTCATCGATGCCGAGGCGATGCCGCTGATCGCCTCGATTCCGGGACGCGGCTACCGCATCGGCATGGCCGACGACGGGAACTTCGACCACATTCTCGACAGCATTCTCGACCGCGCAGCCTCATTCACCACCGCGCAGGGGTGACTTTCCTCCGCCCGAGCAGAGCAACCTACTGCCGGGGCAGGCGCCATCCGATGGTCTTGGTCTCGGTGTACTGCGCGAAACCCTCGATTCCGCACTGCCTTCCGACGCCACTGTTCTTGTATCCACCGAACGGGGCGTCGGCGCCGTAGTACATGCCGCCATTAACACCAATTGCGCCGGTCCTTATCCGCCGGGCGATCCCCATCGCCCGCTCGGATGACGCCGACATCACCGCACCCGCCAAGCCGAACGCGCTGTCGTTGGCGATCCGCACCGCCTCCTCGTCATCGTCGAACGGCAGCATCACCAGCACCGGTCCGAACACTTCGTCCTGCGCGATCGCCGAGCGCGGGTCGGCCCCGACGATGACCGTGGGGGCGACGAAGTGCCCGTCGCGCAGATGGTCGGCCAGCCCTGGAACCTCACCGCCGCCCACCACGATGTCGGCGCCGTCGCGCCGGGCACCGTCGATGGCGTCGAGCACCCGCTGCTTCTGCGCCGCACTGATCAGTGGGCCGACGAGGGTGGTAGGCAACGCCGGGTCGCCCACCGGGACCGCACCGAATGCCATCGTCACGTTGGCGACGGCCTCGTCGAACAGACTGCGGTGCACCAGCATCCGGGTATTGGCCGCACAAGCCTGGCCGGCGTGCACGCAGGCACCGATGGCGCCGGGGATGATGTGGCCGGGCTTGGCGTCGTCGAGCACGATCATCGCCGACTTGCCGCCGAGTTCGAGGAAGGTCCGCTTCATCGTGTCGGCGCCCACCCGCATCAAATGCCGGCCGACCGCCGTCGACCCGGTGAACGACACCATGTCGACACGCGGATCGGTGCCCAACTGCCCGGCCACCTCGTTGGACGGGGTGGGCACCACGTTGACCACGCCGGGCGGCATATCGGTGCGCTCGGCGATCAACCGACCCAGCCGGGTGGCATTCCACGGCGTGTTCGGGTCGGGTTTGAGCACTACGGTGTTGCCGGCGGCCAGCGCCGGTCCGAGCTTGTTGAGGATCACCTCGATCGGGAAGTTCGACGGCGTGATCGCGGCGACCACGCCGACCGCCTCTTTGACCACTGTGCGGGCGTTGCGCTCACCGAACAGGCCGCCGCCGTCGAGGGTGCGTTCCCATTCGAACTCGTCGATCAGCCGGGCTGGGTATCGCAACGCGTCGGCCAGCGGCCAGTCCAGCTGGGCATTCTCCGTCGTCATCGCCGGACAACCCACCTCGGCGATCAGTTCTTCACGCAGGTCGTCTTTTTCGGACTCGATGGCGTCCTGCAACTGGGAAAGAACGCGCTGCCGCAAGGTGCGGTTGGCGCTCCAGTCGGATTCGTCGAACGCACGCCGGGCCGCACCGATCGCGGCATCCATGTCCTCGGCACCGGCCGCAGCCGTCGTCCCCAACAGCAGGCCGGTGGCGGGACTGACGTTGTCGAATTCGGCACCCGAGGCCGCGGCCACCAACGCGCCGCCGATCAACAGGCGTTTCTCGGCCTTCTGCGCTGCGCGCTTGCCGATTTCCACACTGCTGACCGCCTGGTCCACAACTTCACTCACGCGGTCAACTGTAACACTTACAGTATATAAATCAGCCAGCCTCGACCTGCACCGGGACGCCCGTCAACCAGGACATGCCGGCCAGTGCCTCGACATCGGACGGATCGCTCGACATCAGCTGATTGACGTTGGCACCACCCGCCTGGTTGGCGATCCGCCAACCGCCACTCCCTTTGTGGCCCCAGCCGTGAGGTATCGCGACCGTGCCGCGGACGATGTCGTCGGTGAGTGACACCGCGATATCGATCTGGCCGTACGGCGACCGTACGCGCACCGCGTCACCGTCGGACAGCTGCCGCGCCGCCGCATCTTCGCTGTGCATCAGGGCACGGTGAATCCTCGTGCCGCGCATCAGCAACGGTGAGTTGTGCAGCCAGGAATTCTCGGAGCGAGCTTCCCGCATACCGATCATGCGCAGCGGATAGTCGTCGGGTCTGGCACGGCGTGACAGCGCGGCGATCTCAGAGGAGATGTCTTCGTGCGCCAGCCGAATCCGCCCCTTCGGATACACCACGACCTCACCGAGCACGCCGGTACGGATGTTCGGCGCCACCACCACACCGTGCGGATGGTGTTCGGCCAGCCGACGGAAAGTCAGTCCGCCACGGCGCAATCCGAAGCGGTCACCGCCATCGGCCATCCGGATCATCATGTCGATCATCGGTCGCGGGCTGAGCCTCTGACCGCGTCGCGCGGCCCGCTTGGCCGCCAGCCGCAACGCACCGAAAACGGGTGTCCGCACTGTCATCCGGGCGACCAGGTCGACGACGATGTCCCATTCGGTGCGGGCCTGACCGCGCGGGGCCACCACCGCGTCGGTGGCCTGCCGGAACGGCGTGGCCTGGAACATCTGGAACGTGACGGCGAAGTCGTCGCGCTCGTACATCGTCGTCACCGGCAGCACGTAGTCGCAGTGCGCGGTGGTCTCGTTGACGTAGAGGTCCAGTCCCACCGACAGGTCCAAGGATTCGAGTGCTTGTTCCATTTCCAAGCCGTTGGGCACCGACAGCACCGGATTGCCGGCGCCGATGAACATCGCCTTGACCTGCCGCCGACCGGACGTCGTGATCTCCTTGGCCATGAACGCCGCGGGCTCGGCCCCGATCACGGCGCGGAATCCGCCGACCCGCGTCCGTTTGTTCCGGTAGCTACGGCGCAGCGCGGCGCCCATCGCCATCGATCCCCACTTCTGGCCGGGGATGCCCAACGTGCTGAACACACTGCCACCCGGGGTGTCCAGATTGCCCGCGACGAGGTTGACGGCGTCGAGCAGGTAGTTGGTCAGTGTGCCGTTGCGGCCGACGCAGGTGCCCAACCGGCCGTACACGGCGGCCCGTTCGGTGCCGGCGAGATCTCGGGCCAACGCACGCACCGTCCCTGGGTCGATGCCGGTGTGTTGGTGCGTCAACTCCGGGGTGAACGGCGCGCACTGCTCCTGCAGCCAGTCCAGGCCCTTTGCCTGCGTTCGGGACCGCACGCTGACGAGCCCCTCGGCGAACAGCACCTGCAGGATCGACAACAGCAGGTACGCATCAGAATCCGGGGTGATACCCAGCCACTCGAACTGGGCCGCGGTCTCGCTGCGCCGCGGGTCGACCACCACGACCCGTCCACCGCGCTTGACGATGTCATGCATGCGGTCTTTGATCCGCGGCGCGGTCAGGAAACTGCCATGGGAAACCACCGGATTCGCGCCGAGCATGACCAGCAGATCGGTACGAATCAGATCCGGGATGGGCACGGGGAACGGTGCCCCATAGAGGAACTGGTTGGCCAGCAGCCGGCTGCTGGTGTCCTGGGTCGACGAGCTGAAGAAATGACTGTCCCCGCCGATCCCCTTGGCGAATGCCATCGCGGCGAACAGGTGCGAGTAGCTGAAGGCCGCGGGGTTGCCCATGTACCAGGCCACGGCGCCCGAACCATGATGCCGGTGTATGGCGTCGAGCCGGGCGGCGATGTCGTCCAGGGCCTCGTCCCAGCTCACTGGTTCGAAGCCGTCCGGTGTGCGCTTGAGCGGCATGGTGACCCGATCGGGGTCGTTGACCACCTCGGTGAAGGCGATGCCCTTCTGGCAGGCGAACCCCGCCGACAGCGGGTGGTCCTTGTCCGGGCGTAGCGAGGTCAGACGGCCGTCTTCTACCGTCGCGATCATGCCGCACAGCGGCTCGCAGATCCGGCAGAAGGTCGCCCTCGACTCAGCCTTGCTCTCGATCACCGGTACTAGGTTACTGTAAGAGTTACAGTTGCTATACCCTTTTGGTTGAACACGGAGGATCGCACGTATGCAGAAGGCCCTTGCGCCGGAGATCTCGACCTGGCCCGATGCCGACCCGCAACTGATCGGCACCCGCTGCGGCGACTGCTCAGCCACCACTTTCCCGGTCCAGGCCCGCTGCCCGCGGTGCAGCGGAGCCAACACGGCCGAGACGCTGCTCCCCCGCCGCGGCACCCTGATCGCCTGGACCACCCAGGGCTTCCCGCCCGGCGCCCCATACCAGGGCCCGACCGGGAAGGCCTTCGTGCCCTTCGGTGTCGGACTGGTCGAACTCGCCGACGACACCGGCCCGGTGATCCGCGTCGAGGGCCGGCTCACCGAAAACGACCCCGCCAAACTGCAATTCGGCATGGACGTCGAACTCGCCATGATCCCGTTCACCACCGACGAAGACGATCCCGACAACCCGGTCGAAGTCGTCACCTTCGCCTTCCAGCCGGTGTAGAGAGGCAGAAACATGACCAACGACGTAGCCATCATCGGCGTCGGCATCCACCCGTTCGGCCGCTTCGAAGGCAAATCCGCGATGCAGATGGGTGTCGACGCGATCTTCGCCGCCGTCGCCGACGCCGGCGTCGAGTGGAAGGACATCGGCGCTGCCACCGGCGGCAGTTGGACGGTGGCCAACCCGGACGCCATCGTCGGGATGGTGGGGTTGACCGGTATCCCGTTCACCAACGTGTTCAACGCCTGCGCCACCGCCGCCAGCGCCACCAAGGCCTGCGCCGACGGAATCCGGCTCGGGGACTACGACATCGGCATCGCCGTCGGCCTGGACAAGCATCCCCGTGGTGCGTTCACCGAGGATCCCGCCCTGGTCGGTATGCCCAGCTGGTACGCCGAGAACGGCCAGTACCTCACCACCCAATTCTTCGGCATGAAGGCCAACCGTTACCTGCACGAGCACAACATCTCTCAGCGCACCCTGGCAAAAGTCGCCAACAAGAATTTCCGCAACGGTGCGCTGAACCCGAATGCCTTCCGGCGCAAGCCCATCAGCGAGGACGACATCCTCAACTCGACGATGTTGAACTACCCGCTCACCCAGTACATGTTCTGCGCCCCCGACGAGGGTGCGGCCGCGGTCGTGATGTGTCGTGCCGACATCGCACACCGCTACACCGACAAGCCCGTGTACCTCAAGGCCGTAGAAGTGCGGACCCGCCGCTACGGCGCGTATGAAGTGAACACCACCTGCGCACCGGTGGAAGAGGACGTGGCACCGACCGTGTACGCCGCGCGCGCCGCGTTCGAAAAGGCCGGAGTGGCACCGGAAGACGTCGATGTAGTGCAGCTACAGGACACCGACGCCGGCGCCGAGATCATCCACATGGCCGAATGCGGCTTCTGCGCCGACGGCGACCAGGAGAAACTGCTGGCCGACGGCGCCACCGAGATCGGCGGATCCCTGCCGATCAACACCGACGGCGGCCTGATCGCCAATGGCGAGCCCATCGGCGCATCCGGATTGCGTCAGATCCACGAGTTGGTGCGCCAACTACGTGGGCAGGCCGGCGATCGGCAGGTGCCCGGCAACCCTCGCGTCGGCTTCGCCCAGCTCTACGGCGCCCCCGGCACCGCCGGCGCCACCGTGTTGACCCTCTGACTTTCATGGCCGAGCGGACGCACATGTACCCGACACGCCGAACGTTCGGGGACATTTGCGTCTGCCCGCGCGAGAAAAGGACCCACTGACATGACTGAGCAACCCACCGAACAGTTCAGGGACGCACCGATTTTCGATGCCGACCAGCACATGTATGAAACCGGCGATGCGCTGACGAAGTTCCTGCCCGAAAAGTACTCACGTGCGGTGCAGTACGCGCAGATCGGGCGACAGACCCGGGTGGTGATCAACAACCGGGTCACCGACTTCATCCCCAACCCGACCTTCGAGCGCGTCGCCGCACCGGGGGCGCACGAGAAGTTCTTCGCCGGGGAGAACGCCGAGGGCCTGACGCTTCGCGAGATGCAAGGCAAGGCCATCGATGCGCCCGCGGCCACCCGCAACCCGGAAGACCGCATCGCCGAACTGGATCGTCAGGGTGTCGTCGAGGCACTGAACTACCCCACGCTGGGCAGCCTGGTCGAGCACTCCAGCGCCGACGACCCGCAGCTGACGCTGGCGATCGTTCACGCGCTCAACGAGTGGATCCTGGAGCACTGGAGCTTCAATCACGCCGACCGCGTGTTCTCCACACCGATCATCAACCTCTCGGAAGTCAATGCGGCGCAACGCGAACTGGAGTGGATTCTCGATCACGGCGGCAAGGTCGCGTTGATCAAACCGGGCCCGGTCAACGGCCTGCACGGCTGGCGCTCCCCCGCGCTGCCCGAGTTCGACCCGTTCTGGCGTGACGTCGAGGCCGCCGGCCTGCCGATCGTATTGCACGCCAGCTACCCGCCGCTCGATGAGTACGTCAACAAGTGGGAACCGCCGTACACCCAGAACTTCATGGCGCAGAGCGCGTTCCGCTGGATGGTACTGGGCCACCGCGAGATCGCCGACATGCTGACCGCCCTGATCTGCCACGGCACGCTGACCCGGTTCCCGAAGCTGCGTATTGCCAGCGTCGAGAACGGCAGCAGCTGGATCTTCCCGCTGTTCCATGATTTCGCCGACCTGTACAAGAAGATGCCGCAGAACTTCCCCGAGCATCCGCACGACGTGTTTCGCCGCAACATCTGGGTCAGCCCGTTCTGGGAGGGGTGCGTCTCCGACGTGGTGGAGACGGTCGGCTGGGACAAGGTGCTGTTCGGCTCGGACTATCCGCATCCCGAAGGGTTGTCCGAACCGAAGGGCTTCTGGAAGTACGCCGAGGGCATGGACATCCGGCGCACCTATGACTTCATGGGTGACAACGCCCGACGGTTCATGGGGCTGCCCATCGCCAACCCCGACCCCGCGGCCGTCAAACCGCCGGCGCTGACCAGCGCCTAGCCGGAGGGGTCCGGCAGCGGCGGAAGTGGCTGGGCGTCGGCGGGATTGAGGGCGTCCAGCATCAAGCTCAGATACCGGCGGCGCAGTTCCGAGGGTTGATCGAGCGCGACGGACGCTGCCGTCACCATCGCGACGAACGTCGGCACGTCATCCACGGTGAGATCGGCGCGCAGGTCCCCGGCAGCCTGGCCCTGCGTCACCAGCGTCTCGAGCAGTTCGCGCTTGCGATTGAACAGCCTGGACGTCAGCTCCGTGAGGTGATCCAGTGACGGCAGCAGCGGCCGCTGCAGGTACATGAGTTCGGCCAGCCGCTCGATCACGTCGATGAATGCCTCACGGGGGGCATCGCTGTCGATCAACGCCAGGATCACCGGTTCGACCTCGGTGGCGAACGCGTCCTCGTACACCGCGGCCGCCAGCGCCTGCCGGTTCGGGAAGTGACGGTACAGCGTCGCGTTGCCGACGCCCGCGTGCGCGGCGATCTGAGTCAATGTCGCAGCGGCGCCGTGAGCTGCGAAGACCTGTCGGGCAGCCGCGACGATGCGGCTTTCATTGGCATAGGCGTCGGTGCGACGGCGGGTGGTACGAGCAGGCATTTCCGATCCGGGGGACGTGGCGCAGGTCATGTCCGTGCACCGAGGATGGGCTTGGCAACAAACGATAGCTTACTCCCATATTGAGAGCCTACTCTCACTTATATGTCCACCTATCTGTACCGACTGGGGCGCTTTGCGTTCAGTCGCCCATGGCTGGTGATCAGCGGCTGGCTCGCGCTGATCGCAGTTGTGGCTGGGCTGCTCGTGGCAAACCCACCCAAGATCTCCAACGAGATGCGCATCGACGGCACGCCGGCACAAGAGGTCATCGATGACCTCGCGCAGCGCATGCCGGAGTCGTCGGGCGGGCAAGGGATGATCGCCTTTGCCGCCCCCGACGGCCGGCGCATCGATGACGCCGACAACCGCGCGGCACTGCTACGTGCCGTCGATTCGGTCTCGCATTCCGAGCACGTACTGGACCCGGGTGCCCTCGCCCAGGCCGAGATGGCCAAGGGACCGGCCAGCCCGACGCTGACCGTGTCGGCTGCCATCGCCCGGGCCCAGGTGCCCGCGCCGGCTACCCCGGATGCGCCGCAGCCGTTGACGGTCAACGGCCAGCCCGTGCCCGGTGTGCTGATCTCCGGCGACGGCGCGGCTGCGCTGTACCAGTTCCAGTTCGACAAGCAGACCGCCGAACTGCCCTCGGGCACCGTCGAAGCCGCGGTGAAGGCCGCCCGCGACGCGGTCGCCGCCACCGGGATCGACGTTCTGCCGTCGGCGAGCATGGTCGAGATGCCCGAGATCGTCGGCGTCGGTGAGGTCGTCGGCCTCGCCGTTGCCGCCCTGGTTCTGGTCGTCACACTCGGATCACTGGTGGCCGCCGGCCTGCCGTTGGCCACCGCACTGAGCTCCGTCGCGGTGGGTGTCGGCGGAACCTTCCTGTTCTCCCACCTGGTGAACATGCAGTCGATGACCGCCGTGCTGGCGTTGATGCTGGGCCTTGCGGTCGGAATCGACTACGCGATGTTCATCGTCAACCGTCAACGCCGGCTGATCATCGATCAGGGCCTCAGTGCCGCCGAGGCTGCCGGCCGGGCACTCGGAACAGCCGGTAGCGCAGTGATTTTCGCC
It encodes:
- a CDS encoding TetR/AcrR family transcriptional regulator; the protein is MVRPASTNGRRRRERGSISVDEILSGAFEIAEEVSIDNLSMPQLARHLDVGVTSIYWYFRRKDELLDAMTERVLLDYDMSVLSMEAGTWRESLRAHAHRMRAMFANNPIMCDLILIRGTRGLPAARSALEKIEQPVAVLVAAGMTAKQAFDTYTAISVLVRSSAVLQRLQSRTAEVQFPREYWEQVIDAEAMPLIASIPGRGYRIGMADDGNFDHILDSILDRAASFTTAQG
- a CDS encoding Zn-ribbon domain-containing OB-fold protein gives rise to the protein MQKALAPEISTWPDADPQLIGTRCGDCSATTFPVQARCPRCSGANTAETLLPRRGTLIAWTTQGFPPGAPYQGPTGKAFVPFGVGLVELADDTGPVIRVEGRLTENDPAKLQFGMDVELAMIPFTTDEDDPDNPVEVVTFAFQPV
- a CDS encoding aldehyde dehydrogenase family protein; amino-acid sequence: MSEVVDQAVSSVEIGKRAAQKAEKRLLIGGALVAAASGAEFDNVSPATGLLLGTTAAAGAEDMDAAIGAARRAFDESDWSANRTLRQRVLSQLQDAIESEKDDLREELIAEVGCPAMTTENAQLDWPLADALRYPARLIDEFEWERTLDGGGLFGERNARTVVKEAVGVVAAITPSNFPIEVILNKLGPALAAGNTVVLKPDPNTPWNATRLGRLIAERTDMPPGVVNVVPTPSNEVAGQLGTDPRVDMVSFTGSTAVGRHLMRVGADTMKRTFLELGGKSAMIVLDDAKPGHIIPGAIGACVHAGQACAANTRMLVHRSLFDEAVANVTMAFGAVPVGDPALPTTLVGPLISAAQKQRVLDAIDGARRDGADIVVGGGEVPGLADHLRDGHFVAPTVIVGADPRSAIAQDEVFGPVLVMLPFDDDEEAVRIANDSAFGLAGAVMSASSERAMGIARRIRTGAIGVNGGMYYGADAPFGGYKNSGVGRQCGIEGFAQYTETKTIGWRLPRQ
- a CDS encoding cytochrome P450 → MGSQVRDAASDETVDGSVGDTAALLRDPYPIFARHRAAHGVFRGSVMDWSKTPESLLPEHQFAAVSFDAVNTVFRDGKSFNSKIYDHTIGLFIGPTILAMEGKTHRDHRNLVSAAFKSRSLQRWEPEIVRPICEALVDEFIEAGRADLVRDFTFEFPTRVISRLLGLPEEDLPWFRQRAVELISYTVKYKRAFEASTALKDYFLNQIELRRSKPTDDIIGDLVTAEIDGEKLTDEAIYSFLRLLLPAGLETTYRSSGNLIYLLLTHPDQFAAVQADHELIGQAIEEGLRYETPLTTVQRSTTQDTELDGVALPAGAVIDVCMGSANRDENRWERPEEFDIFRKRVPHITFAAGEHTCMGLHLARMETRVAMESLLSRVRNLELVTDDDPHIFGQPFRSPTAIPVTFDPVG
- a CDS encoding molybdopterin-containing oxidoreductase family protein, with the protein product MIATVEDGRLTSLRPDKDHPLSAGFACQKGIAFTEVVNDPDRVTMPLKRTPDGFEPVSWDEALDDIAARLDAIHRHHGSGAVAWYMGNPAAFSYSHLFAAMAFAKGIGGDSHFFSSSTQDTSSRLLANQFLYGAPFPVPIPDLIRTDLLVMLGANPVVSHGSFLTAPRIKDRMHDIVKRGGRVVVVDPRRSETAAQFEWLGITPDSDAYLLLSILQVLFAEGLVSVRSRTQAKGLDWLQEQCAPFTPELTHQHTGIDPGTVRALARDLAGTERAAVYGRLGTCVGRNGTLTNYLLDAVNLVAGNLDTPGGSVFSTLGIPGQKWGSMAMGAALRRSYRNKRTRVGGFRAVIGAEPAAFMAKEITTSGRRQVKAMFIGAGNPVLSVPNGLEMEQALESLDLSVGLDLYVNETTAHCDYVLPVTTMYERDDFAVTFQMFQATPFRQATDAVVAPRGQARTEWDIVVDLVARMTVRTPVFGALRLAAKRAARRGQRLSPRPMIDMMIRMADGGDRFGLRRGGLTFRRLAEHHPHGVVVAPNIRTGVLGEVVVYPKGRIRLAHEDISSEIAALSRRARPDDYPLRMIGMREARSENSWLHNSPLLMRGTRIHRALMHSEDAAARQLSDGDAVRVRSPYGQIDIAVSLTDDIVRGTVAIPHGWGHKGSGGWRIANQAGGANVNQLMSSDPSDVEALAGMSWLTGVPVQVEAG
- a CDS encoding TetR/AcrR family transcriptional regulator, yielding MPARTTRRRTDAYANESRIVAAARQVFAAHGAAATLTQIAAHAGVGNATLYRHFPNRQALAAAVYEDAFATEVEPVILALIDSDAPREAFIDVIERLAELMYLQRPLLPSLDHLTELTSRLFNRKRELLETLVTQGQAAGDLRADLTVDDVPTFVAMVTAASVALDQPSELRRRYLSLMLDALNPADAQPLPPLPDPSG
- a CDS encoding thiolase family protein; the protein is MTNDVAIIGVGIHPFGRFEGKSAMQMGVDAIFAAVADAGVEWKDIGAATGGSWTVANPDAIVGMVGLTGIPFTNVFNACATAASATKACADGIRLGDYDIGIAVGLDKHPRGAFTEDPALVGMPSWYAENGQYLTTQFFGMKANRYLHEHNISQRTLAKVANKNFRNGALNPNAFRRKPISEDDILNSTMLNYPLTQYMFCAPDEGAAAVVMCRADIAHRYTDKPVYLKAVEVRTRRYGAYEVNTTCAPVEEDVAPTVYAARAAFEKAGVAPEDVDVVQLQDTDAGAEIIHMAECGFCADGDQEKLLADGATEIGGSLPINTDGGLIANGEPIGASGLRQIHELVRQLRGQAGDRQVPGNPRVGFAQLYGAPGTAGATVLTL
- a CDS encoding amidohydrolase family protein gives rise to the protein MTEQPTEQFRDAPIFDADQHMYETGDALTKFLPEKYSRAVQYAQIGRQTRVVINNRVTDFIPNPTFERVAAPGAHEKFFAGENAEGLTLREMQGKAIDAPAATRNPEDRIAELDRQGVVEALNYPTLGSLVEHSSADDPQLTLAIVHALNEWILEHWSFNHADRVFSTPIINLSEVNAAQRELEWILDHGGKVALIKPGPVNGLHGWRSPALPEFDPFWRDVEAAGLPIVLHASYPPLDEYVNKWEPPYTQNFMAQSAFRWMVLGHREIADMLTALICHGTLTRFPKLRIASVENGSSWIFPLFHDFADLYKKMPQNFPEHPHDVFRRNIWVSPFWEGCVSDVVETVGWDKVLFGSDYPHPEGLSEPKGFWKYAEGMDIRRTYDFMGDNARRFMGLPIANPDPAAVKPPALTSA